A segment of the Nocardioides plantarum genome:
CGACCGGCGCGACCGGCAGGCTGCCGGACTCGAGCAGGCGAGTCATCGGCTTGCGGTGCGGCACCTTGGCACCGGAGTCGACGAGGACCTTGCGGTAGGTGGCCTGGGCGGGCTGGTCGTCGATGACCAGGCCGTTGACCGAGGCGAACACCTCGAGCTCGGCGAGGTCCGGCGCGGTGCCGTTGCTCAGGTGCGTGAGCAGCTCGCACTGGGACAGGTCGGCGGCCACGGCGACGGCCAGGGCCTCGGCGTCGTGCTGCTCGAGCCACAGCCACATCGTGAAGGGCTTGATGCCCCTCTCGGCGGCCTTCTCGGTGACGAGCTGCGCCTGGGCGGGACTGATCCCTCCGCGCAGCAGCTCGCGGCGGATGTCGAGGGAGTTGACGTGGGTGGGGTGCTGCTCGACGAAGCGACGGCGACGAGCAGCGGACTGCTGCCGACCGCGCTCGCCAGCGGGCTTGGCGGTCGCACAGGCGACCAGGGTGGCGACACTGACCAGGCCGATCACGAGGGAGACGGTGATCATGGGCCTTCCTTTCGGCGGGGGGGGAATGGGGGGAGATGGGTGCGGTAGCGCCTGTCGAGACTCTCGACATGGTGCACCCTGCCGCCGGCCCCGTGTTACCAAACGTTGGATTTCATCGGTCTAGACCGGAGCGTGTCTGTTACCGCCCTGTGGATGTCGGAGGAGGAAGCCGGCGCGCTGGCACGACGTGGTCCTCGGCACCCCGGGACCGACCGGGGCGACCGGCTCGAGACGCGAGACGAGGGACCTTTCCCGGTCAGGAGTAGGTCGCGCGCACCACGTCGGTGGTCGGGGTGGCCTGACAGGCCAGCCGGATGCCCTCGGCGAGGTCCTCGCTGTCGAGCACGTCGTTGCGTGCCATCGCGACGTCACCCTCGAGAAGCCGCACGGCACACGCCGAGCACTCGCCCTCACGGCACGAGTACGGCGCCTTGACGCCCCGCGCCTCGAGGTGGTCGAGCAGCCGGGTCCGAGGGTCCCAGTCGTCGTAGACGTGGGTCTCACCGTCGAGCTCGACCTCGAGCCGGACGGGTCCGGCGACGGCAGGCTCCTGCGCCGGGTCACTGTCGCCGTCGGCGGCCGCGATCTCGGCCGCGGCCTGTGCGACCTCGGGCAGGTCGCCGAACGGGTTGCCGCCGAGCGAGACGAACTTCTCCTGGTGGCGGCGCTCGCGCGGGAACCCGAGCTCCTTGAGGACCGCCACGGTCATCTTCATGAAGGGTGCCGGCCCGCACACGAACGCGTCGTACGACGCCCGGTCGGCCGCGAAGGCACGCACCTGCTCCGGGGTGGGCAGGCCCTGCACCGACTCGAGCCAGTGCACGACCTGCAGCCGGTCGGGGTGGGCCGCGGCCAGGGCGGTGAGCTCGCGCGCGAAGATCACCGACGTCTCGTCGCGGTTGGCGTAGAACACGACGATCCGGCCGGTGCCGCGCGCCAGCGCCGTACGGGTGATGGACATGATCGGGGTGATGCCGCTGCCACCGGCGAACAGCAGCAGGTCGGCGTCGAGCGAGGCGGGCGTGAAGATGCCCGACGGTGGCAGCACCCGCAGGGTGTCGCCGTCGCGCAGGTGGTCGCAGAGCCAGTTGGAGGCGTAGCCGTCGACCGTGCGCTTGACCGCGATGGTGATCGTGCCGCTCTCGTCGGCGGGGCTGCTGCACAGCGAGTAGCAGCGCGCGGCGACGCCCGTCTGGTCACTCGGGACCGCGACGGTCAGGAACTGGCCGGGCCGGAAGGCGAAGTCGGCCTCGGCGCCGGCCGGCACGCGGAAGGTGATCGAGTGCGCGTCGGCCGTCTCCTCGACGACGTCGACGACCTCGAGCTCGAAGGACGCAGTGGTCACGGTTTGTCTCTCGTGTCGGGGGTCTCGCGGGGAGCGCGAGGCTAGTAGCCGTCCTCGGCGCCGACCGGGATGCGACCCTCACGGGTGGCGGCCTCGATGCTGGCGACCAGGCGCGGGCAGGCCGGGGTCACGCTACGGCCATCGAGCCGGCCACGGCGCGCCATCTCGGGGCAGTGACCGGTCGCCGTGGCGTCCCACTGGACCGACGTGTGGTGCTCGCTGTTCTTCTTCACCCCGACCGTCGCCAGGCAGTCGAGGCAGGCGACCTCGGTCAGCCGGGCGCGGGTGTAGAGGCGCTGGTCCTCGGCGGTGTCAGCGTTGGTCGGGACGAACGACGCCACCGGGCTCAGGTCCCCGACATCAGCGACGGCTCACCGTCGGCTTCTTCGGTCTCGGTCTCGGTATGACCAGCCGCGTCCTGCTCGGTGCGTTCCAGCGACTGCAGCCGGAGGTTCTCGGCGACCTCGTCGCGCCAGTACTCGTTGGCCTTGGTGGTGTCGACCTCGAACTCGAACCGGTCGGTCATCTCCGGGGCGATGTCGGCCTGGTCGACGTAGAACTGCTCGTACCAGCGGCGCAGCTGGTAGACGGGGCCGTCCTCCTCGCACAGCAGCGGGTTCTGGACCGGCACCTTGTTCTTCCAGATGTGCACGTCCTGGAGGAAGCCGCTGCCGAACATCTCGGCGTACTTGGCGGCGATGAAGTCGGTGGTCTTGTCGTCGAGGCCCTCGGGCTTCTTGACGGTGATGCCGTACTGGAGGCGGAACGAGTCGGGGCCGGTCGGCACGTGGCAGTTGACCAGGATGACCTCGGTGTTGAAGCCCTTGTAGTCGGTGTCGAGCCAGTTGATCATGTAGGACGGGCCGTAGTAGGTGGCCTCGGACTTCAAGAACAGCTCGGCGTCGCCGTAGCCCCCGGTCTTGTCGGGCCGGCCCTTGGACTCCATGAACTGGGTGGCCACCGATCCCTCGAAGACGTTGCGGAAGCTCGTCGGGAACGCGAAGTGCACGTAGTAGAAGTGGGCCATGTCGACGACGTTGTCGATGAGCTCGCGGCAGTGGGAGCCCTCGATCTCCTCCGAGACCCAGGTCCAGTCGGTGTAGAGGCCCTCGTCGAGGCCGGGCAGCTGCGGCGGCAGGATGTCGCGGTCGGCCTTCGAGCCCTCGACGTCGTGCCAGACGAGCAGCTGGTCGTTGACGATCGCCGTCTCGTATCGCTGGGTGCGGGCGCGCAGCGGGACCCGGCGGGCGTAGGGGATCGCCTTGCACCTGCCGTCGCCGCCCCACCGCCAGTCGTGGAAGGGGCACGCGATCTCGTCGCCCTTGACCGAGCCCTGGGTCAGGTCGCCGCCCATGTGGCGGCAGTAGCCGTCGAGGACCTGCAGCGCGCCCTGCGTGTCGGCCCAGACCACCAGCTTGGTGCCGAACCCCTCGATGGCGTGGGGCTTGCCGTCGGCGAACGCGCTGGCCAGCCCGAGACAGTGCCAGCCTCGCGCGAAGCGCTCCGGGGCGGTGCCCTGGTCGAGGGTGCGGACGTCGCTCATACCGAGGAGGCTAGCCGAAAACGAGAACACGTTCTAGTCTGACGCGCATGCGCCTCGCCCTCGAACCCGAGCACCACGCCCTGCGCGCCGAGCTGGCCGACTACTTCGCCCAGCTGGTCACTCCCGAGGTCAAGGCGGGGCTGGCCGCGGCCGCCAGCGAGTTCGGAGCGGCCGAGCTCGGCGAGGCGAGCGTCTACAAGGACGTCATCCGCCAGGTGGGTCGCGACGGGTGGCTCGGCATCGGCTGGCCCGAGGAGTACGGCGGCCAGGCCCGCTCCATGGTCGAGCAGCTCATCTTCACCGACGCAGCCGCGGTCGCCGGCGTCCCGATCCCCTACCTGACGCTCAACACCGTCGGGCCGACGATCATGGGCTACGGCACCGACGAGCAGAAGGACTTCTTCCTCCCGAGGATCCTGGCCGGCGACCTGCACTTCTCGATCGGCTACTCCGAGCCCGGCTCGGGCACCGACCTCGCCTCGCTCAGGACTAAGGCGGTGCGCGAGGGCGACGAGTGGGTCGTCAACGGCCAGAAGATGTGGACCTCGCTGATCCAGTACGCCGACTGGATCTGGCTGGCCTGCCGCACCGACCCCGACCTGCCCCGCCACAAGGGCCTGTCGATGATCATGGTGCCGGCCGACGCGCCCGGGGTGTCCTACACGCCGGTGCACACCGTCGCCGGCGTCGGTACCAGCGCTACCTACTACGAGGACGTGCGCGTGCCGGTGACCAACGTGGTCGGCGAGGTCAACGGCGGCTGGAGCCTGATGACCAACCAGCTC
Coding sequences within it:
- a CDS encoding Rieske 2Fe-2S domain-containing protein, with product MSDVRTLDQGTAPERFARGWHCLGLASAFADGKPHAIEGFGTKLVVWADTQGALQVLDGYCRHMGGDLTQGSVKGDEIACPFHDWRWGGDGRCKAIPYARRVPLRARTQRYETAIVNDQLLVWHDVEGSKADRDILPPQLPGLDEGLYTDWTWVSEEIEGSHCRELIDNVVDMAHFYYVHFAFPTSFRNVFEGSVATQFMESKGRPDKTGGYGDAELFLKSEATYYGPSYMINWLDTDYKGFNTEVILVNCHVPTGPDSFRLQYGITVKKPEGLDDKTTDFIAAKYAEMFGSGFLQDVHIWKNKVPVQNPLLCEEDGPVYQLRRWYEQFYVDQADIAPEMTDRFEFEVDTTKANEYWRDEVAENLRLQSLERTEQDAAGHTETETEEADGEPSLMSGT
- a CDS encoding acyl-CoA dehydrogenase family protein, whose translation is MRLALEPEHHALRAELADYFAQLVTPEVKAGLAAAASEFGAAELGEASVYKDVIRQVGRDGWLGIGWPEEYGGQARSMVEQLIFTDAAAVAGVPIPYLTLNTVGPTIMGYGTDEQKDFFLPRILAGDLHFSIGYSEPGSGTDLASLRTKAVREGDEWVVNGQKMWTSLIQYADWIWLACRTDPDLPRHKGLSMIMVPADAPGVSYTPVHTVAGVGTSATYYEDVRVPVTNVVGEVNGGWSLMTNQLNAERVSLTSAAPTIHSLKLVREWAQQTKNPDGQRVIDTEWVQVALGRAHARVEALTLLNWKLAADADAGVDLSPAEASAIKIYGSELNTEVYRTLQEIVGPMAMLTADSPGAVLAGRLERMFRSSLVMTFGGGTNEIQRDIIGYVGLGLPAAKR
- a CDS encoding ferredoxin--NADP reductase, whose product is MTTASFELEVVDVVEETADAHSITFRVPAGAEADFAFRPGQFLTVAVPSDQTGVAARCYSLCSSPADESGTITIAVKRTVDGYASNWLCDHLRDGDTLRVLPPSGIFTPASLDADLLLFAGGSGITPIMSITRTALARGTGRIVVFYANRDETSVIFARELTALAAAHPDRLQVVHWLESVQGLPTPEQVRAFAADRASYDAFVCGPAPFMKMTVAVLKELGFPRERRHQEKFVSLGGNPFGDLPEVAQAAAEIAAADGDSDPAQEPAVAGPVRLEVELDGETHVYDDWDPRTRLLDHLEARGVKAPYSCREGECSACAVRLLEGDVAMARNDVLDSEDLAEGIRLACQATPTTDVVRATYS